DNA from Polaribacter sp. NJDZ03:
TTTTTATTATTAAGAAGGCAAATGCGTTCTAGAATGAAAAAGAAAAATTACAAATAAATTTAAATTCAAAAAAATATATAAAAAAAACAGTTTTTAGATTTTTCTAAAAACTGTTTTTTTTATACCAATATAATTATATGTTTTAATGAGATTTATAATGATGTTCTTTAGGTTTTCTTTCTCTAAAAGTACCTGCAAAAAGTAGACCACCAATAATTGCCATTAATATAAAAGTAACTTCTTCAAATAAGTTTGCAGAAGCAGTAATAGACGGATTAAAAAAGGAACTACTTAAGCCCATAAAAGACTTGCTACCTGGTACCAACATAATAATACCTAGCGTTAAATAGACCGATTTTGGTGTTTTAGAAATTCTACCAAATATACGGCTGATACCAACAACACTTAAAGTACCAATAAAAGTACTTACTAGAATACCTAAACCAGATGATAAAAATACGGTTATAAAAAAGGCAAAAATACCTGTTAAAACGCCAAAAAACATATCCTTCTTTCTTACTTGAAATATTGGTAAAATACAAATAGAAAATATGGGTATTGCAAAAAAGATAGTCCATTGTGGCATATCAGACACATAATGAGTTAAATCAATATCAAGTAAAGAAGTCATTAAGCCTAAGCCTAGTATTACACCAAAAAATTGTTTAAATAAAACAACCATTGCATCAAATAGTTTTGCGCCACCAGCAACCAAACTTTTAGAGGTTATTTCTTCTAACGCTGTTGTAATTGCCAATCCTGGAATAAAAATAATTATAGAAGCTAATATGGTTAACCCTAAATTAAAATCTGGAAAAATAAATGTTAAAAGACAAGCAAAAATAGTGACTACCAAAGCACATAAAGACTCAAAAACACTTTCTACATATTTAGATTTGTTAGCTAAATATACAAATAGATAAGTAAGTGTACCTAGAAGTAAAGAAAAGATAAAAGAGATCCAGTTTGTACCAATCATTAAACTAAAAGATCCAGCAGCAAAAGCATATGCTAAAGTTAATGTTAAATGATTTACCTCTTTGGTTTTAGCATGAATAATCTTTAATTCTTTGTCTATTTCACTTACCTCAATCTCTGTATCAATTACCTTGTTGGTTAGTTCATCAATTCTAGAAAAAGCACCTAAATTTAAAGATCCAGGCGGAATGCATTCAACATAATTGTAAGAATTGTTTTCATCATAAAAAACATAATTTACCCAAGTAGGTAAATCCATAAAACTACCTGTAATACCTTTTGTTTTGGCAACCTGTGTTAAATATGATTGAATTTTATAGGAAGGAATACCGTATATATGTAACGCTTTTCCAATTTCTACTATAAATTGATATTTTTCTGGAACTTTCATTTGTACTAATTAAACAGTGCTATTTTTATTGATTATTAGAGCCAAAAAAAGGGCTTTAAAAAAGCCCTTTTTTATATACTTTTTTTGAGGTATTATTTTGTCAACCAGTTTTTAGCATTTACAAAAGCTTCTAACCAAGGAGATA
Protein-coding regions in this window:
- a CDS encoding threonine/serine exporter ThrE family protein, whose translation is MKVPEKYQFIVEIGKALHIYGIPSYKIQSYLTQVAKTKGITGSFMDLPTWVNYVFYDENNSYNYVECIPPGSLNLGAFSRIDELTNKVIDTEIEVSEIDKELKIIHAKTKEVNHLTLTLAYAFAAGSFSLMIGTNWISFIFSLLLGTLTYLFVYLANKSKYVESVFESLCALVVTIFACLLTFIFPDFNLGLTILASIIIFIPGLAITTALEEITSKSLVAGGAKLFDAMVVLFKQFFGVILGLGLMTSLLDIDLTHYVSDMPQWTIFFAIPIFSICILPIFQVRKKDMFFGVLTGIFAFFITVFLSSGLGILVSTFIGTLSVVGISRIFGRISKTPKSVYLTLGIIMLVPGSKSFMGLSSSFFNPSITASANLFEEVTFILMAIIGGLLFAGTFRERKPKEHHYKSH